TTTCCCGTGGAACCGCGGTTTGGCATGCCGGGATTCATGCAAGTTTTGCAAGCCATTCGCCGATTTTACGATACCGAAAAAACCAAGTTGCAGTCGGTCAAACAGGAAATTTACCAAAACCTGCGCCAAACCGCCGTGGTTCCCGGTACGGGAGAGGAATTTCCCCCGGAGTTGCTGCAAAAAGGGGCCGAGGTCAATACCAAAGTCCTCAGTTTCGAGGGATTTGGCAACAGCTTCCCCATGATTCCCTACGCCGAAAACGTCCTGCGTTCCAGTCGGTTTTCCGGGATTTCCCAAGAACACGACCCCAAGCAGGCGGCTGTTCAACGCGGCATAGTTTTGGCTACTGGCGGTATTTGCGACCACGTGGCAGGTGGCTTTCACCGCTATACTGTGGATGCCACTTGGACAGTTCCCCACTTTGAAAAAATGCTCTACGACAACGGTCAGATTTTGGAATATTTGGCCAATTTGTGGAGTGCTGGCATCAAAGAATCGGTTTTCCAAGAAGCCATGGCAGGGATTTTAGCATGGTTACGTCGGGAAATGACCGCTCCGGAAGGCTATTTTTACGCTTCCCAGGATGCGGATAGCTTTACCAATCCCGACGACGAAGAACCGGAAGAGGGAGGATTTTACGTTTGGCAGTATCAAGATTTGGAATATTTGCTCGATAGCGAAGAAATGATGGCGCTGGAGTCGGCTTTCACCGTTTCTCCCCAAGGAAATTTTGAAGGTCACAACGTCCTGCAACGCCGTACCCGCGACCCCCTCTCCGATGCCGCCAAAAGCGCGCTACGTAAGCTATTCCGTATCCGCTACGGCCACAATCCCGAAGCCATCGACACCTTTCCCCCGGCAACCAACAACCAGGAAGCCAAAACCGGCAACTGGGAAGGTCGCATTCCCCCGGTAACCGATACCAAAGCCATTGTTGCTTGGAATAGTTTAACCATTTCCGGTTTGGCCCGTGCCTATGCGGTGTTGGGAGAAATCGAATACCTGCAACCTGCCGTACGCGCCGCTCAATTTATTTTAAACCATCAGTGGGTCAACGGTCGGTTGCACCGGGTAAACTACAACGGCGAAGCGGCGGTTCCGGCCCAAGGGGAAGATTATGCGTTGTTGGTGAAAGCCTTGCTAGACTTGCATCAGGCTTCCTTGCGCGAGGGAACTGCGGCACAAACTGGCGTGGAAGCGCAAACGTGGCTGGAAAAAGCCATGCAGGTGCAAAAAGAATTTGACGATCGCATGTATTGTGTGGAAATGGGGGGATATTTTAATACTGCCGAAGATAGCAGCAACGAATTGTTGGTCCGCGAACGCAGTTACATGGATAATGCCACGCCTTCCACCAATGGAGTTGCTGCTGGTAATTTGGTGCGTTTGGCGATGCTATCCCGGGATTTGCAGTATTTGGACCACGCTAAGGAAACCATTCAATCCTTTGATAAGATTATGACCGAAACGCCACAAGCCTGTCCGGTGTTGTTTTCGGCGCTAGATTGGTATCAGAATTATACGGTGGTGCGTACCAGCCGCGATCGCTTGGGAGAGTTATTGGGGTCCTATCTACCTGCTTGTGTTTTGCAAGTAGAAAGCGCGCTACCGGCCGGCGCTATAGCTTTGGTTTGTCAGGGTTTGACTTGCAAAGAGCCTTCCCAAACTCCCGAACATATGTGGGAGCAAATTCAATTTTCCCAAAATCGCCACTTGTAGGGAAGTTTTGCCTATTTTAAAACAGGCGCAACTGTTCTCTATCTGTATTTGGATGCTCCGAACGGTCTTGGCTGTTGCTATTGGTGCGATCGCTTTGACCGTTTTGACTGTTTTCAGAATTGCTGGGAATTGACGTTTGGCTGGGGAAAGGAGCGACATCGCGATCGCTTTGGGGGGCGTCCACCGTCTCTCCTTCCTCCTCAGCCAGCATTTGTTTGGCTGCTGCCAGCATATCCTCGCGCAAGTCTTTTAAATCTTCCCGTTGGTCTAAGTAAGTAGACAAAGCAGCGATGGGGTCCAACGATTGGTGTTGGGCAAGTTCCGGCATGCGGGGTCTAGCCAGCTGGCTAACCAACTCCGGTTGGATGCGGTAGCTGTGGGCATCGGCTAGAGCCTTGTGTAAGGTAGCATCGTCGATTTGTTCCAACTGGTCGGAACGCAATTTATAAATCAACCGAACCACAGCACCGGTGAACTTTTTACGCTGAATAGCTTGCAAGAGTTTCTCTTGTGGGGCTTCGGACTCCGATAAATCCACGGAAATGGTACAAAAAGAACGGGCAGGGAGGGGACAAAATCCCCATTCCACATTGCCTTTTTCTAATTTGGCGAGGACGTAGCCTTTTTCCTCTTTTTCTTCGCTAAAATCTACCCGTTCGATGCTGCCCGGATAGATAACGGGAGGATGGTCGCAAAGGACTTGATGCTTGTGAACGTGACCCAACGCCACGTAGTCAAAACATTCGCGGGCAACAAGAGACAGGGGGATAGAAAATCCTTTACTGACAGCCAGCAATCGTTCGGCACCAAAACGAGCGTTGTCCATCATTAAGTGAGCGAGCAAAATGGTGGGAATCTCAGGATCGAGCTGGCGAATTTCCCCTTCCAAAGCCACCCGCAAGCGT
The Geitlerinema sp. PCC 9228 DNA segment above includes these coding regions:
- a CDS encoding thioredoxin domain-containing protein, yielding MTNRLIETQSLYLRKHAENPIDWWYWCDEALNQARQEDKPIFLSIGYSSCHWCTVMEGEAFSNPQIAEYMNANFLPIKVDREERPDIDSIYMQALQMMTGQGGWPLNIFLSPDDLVPFYGGTYFPVEPRFGMPGFMQVLQAIRRFYDTEKTKLQSVKQEIYQNLRQTAVVPGTGEEFPPELLQKGAEVNTKVLSFEGFGNSFPMIPYAENVLRSSRFSGISQEHDPKQAAVQRGIVLATGGICDHVAGGFHRYTVDATWTVPHFEKMLYDNGQILEYLANLWSAGIKESVFQEAMAGILAWLRREMTAPEGYFYASQDADSFTNPDDEEPEEGGFYVWQYQDLEYLLDSEEMMALESAFTVSPQGNFEGHNVLQRRTRDPLSDAAKSALRKLFRIRYGHNPEAIDTFPPATNNQEAKTGNWEGRIPPVTDTKAIVAWNSLTISGLARAYAVLGEIEYLQPAVRAAQFILNHQWVNGRLHRVNYNGEAAVPAQGEDYALLVKALLDLHQASLREGTAAQTGVEAQTWLEKAMQVQKEFDDRMYCVEMGGYFNTAEDSSNELLVRERSYMDNATPSTNGVAAGNLVRLAMLSRDLQYLDHAKETIQSFDKIMTETPQACPVLFSALDWYQNYTVVRTSRDRLGELLGSYLPACVLQVESALPAGAIALVCQGLTCKEPSQTPEHMWEQIQFSQNRHL
- the sbcD gene encoding exonuclease subunit SbcD — encoded protein: MIRVLHLSDVHLGSGFSHGKVNPETGLNTRLEDFVATLSLSIDRALAEPVDLVVFGGDAFPDATPPPYIQEAFASQFRRLADANIPAVLLVGNHDQYSQGQGGASLCIYRTLGVPGMVVGDRLATHRIETSNGPVQVVTLPWVTRSTLLTRRSTEGLSLEEVNNMLVERLRVALEGEIRQLDPEIPTILLAHLMMDNARFGAERLLAVSKGFSIPLSLVARECFDYVALGHVHKHQVLCDHPPVIYPGSIERVDFSEEKEEKGYVLAKLEKGNVEWGFCPLPARSFCTISVDLSESEAPQEKLLQAIQRKKFTGAVVRLIYKLRSDQLEQIDDATLHKALADAHSYRIQPELVSQLARPRMPELAQHQSLDPIAALSTYLDQREDLKDLREDMLAAAKQMLAEEEGETVDAPQSDRDVAPFPSQTSIPSNSENSQNGQSDRTNSNSQDRSEHPNTDREQLRLF